The genome window CGCGCTCCACGAACTCCAGATTCAGGCTCCCGTTTCGCCGGCTGGGCGTGCCCACGCAGACCAGGGCGATATCGCTCTGTGCCACTGCCTCGTCCGCGCAGGTCGTCGCCACCAGCCTGCCCGCCTCACGCGTGCGGCGGATGTATTGCTCGAGGTCACGCTCCACGATAGGCGAGCGTCCCTCCATGATGCATTGCACCTTGTAGGCGTCGGTATCCACTCCAATCACACGGTGTCCCTCCGCCGCAAAGCAAGAGGCGGTTACCGCTCCCACATAGCCCAGACCGAAAACAGCGATCCGCATCTAATCCATCACCTCATAATGTGCCAGTGATTGCTCCGCCGTCCACGTTGCCACAATATTCTGTGCCAGCACCGTTTCGCCGGGCAGCTGCCACGAGTGTGGTATCCCTGCAACACCAATCAGCCACACACGCCCCAGATGCTCTATCTGCAGTTCCCACTCCTCTGCTTCATCTCTCCACAGGCGCACCTGTACCGGAGATTCTCCCCTGCAGACGACGGTGGCTAAACGACTGCCCGGCCTGTCACGACACACGAACAGGTGCGGTGCGGGTTCCCTTTTGCCAAAGGAAGGCGATACCCAGCCTCCTTCAGCGGCTTGCGCGCCACACACCTGCCGGAACTGCGCTGCCGGTATCGGCTGCACCCACAGCGGAGCAGTCGCACAGCATATCTGCATTCTATCACCCTCTGCCCGCAGGACGCAAGCCTGTGAAAACAACCAGCATTGTTCCACGCAATGCCCTTCGCTCTGTTTCACTTCGTCCACCGCCAGCCAAATGTCCTTTTTCAGCCAGTATAACCAGCGGATATGCTCGCCAAGTCCGACACGCCGGTAGCCGTCATGCGAAGCGCATAACAGGTCCGCAAGGGCGGAAGTATGCCAGCGATGTATCGTGACGTTCGCCCGCGCGCCCCACAGGAACGCACCCCGCATCTCGCTCTGGTCCTTACCGTCCACACAGACGGTGTTGTGGTAACGAGTGCTTCGGAAGGCGTCGCGCCACACCGGCTCATCGTGGTAGCAGTAGGTGCCAGCGTCCACCAGCACGGGCTGTCCGTACACGCTCAGCGTCAGGGAGAGAGCGTCTGCGTGTGCATGAGCGGCGATGGAACCCCATCCCAGCTGCCCGCAGTCTATCACCGCCACTCGTGTGCCTTCCTCATCGCGCATCACAGCGTATCCGCCCTCGGAGAACAAGCTGCTGGAGATTGCCGTTTTTTCGCTCTGCTCCCCGCGAACGGGCTGTGCGCTCAGAAAGGCGGCTTTGAGAGTAGTTGGAGCAGTACGTTCATACAGCGCGCGTGCGGCGTCCACTACCGCTGCCTCGGAGTGGGTCTCCTGCGGGCAGAAAGGCAAGACCTCCGCATCATCGCTATCGCCGATATGCGGCACGTGTCCTGCACAGTCGGTAATAGCCTGCAGGAACTGCACCGACGCCAGCATCCGACGGGCGTACCCTTCAGGAAACGGCATGCCGGTTTGCCTCGCGATGCTTTCGGCGTGCAGAGCCATCTCCATCACGAAAACCTGATAGTGAACTGCCTGCTCAACAGTGACGCCGTCGGGGGTAATCTGGCGGGGGATTTCGCGCGAGAGAATGCGATGAGCCGTGTGCATCCAGCGTTTAGCGTGGCGAGCAGTGGGAAACAGACAGGAAAACGTCCACATTCCCGCCGCCTCTCCAATCAGGTGGTTGTTTGCCGACGAACCCAGCGAGAGGTTCATCGAAATCTCGGCACCCTGCTGCCACAGACTACCCAGAATCCGCTGCAGCGCTTGCTCGTTGAACAGGTCACAACCCGCCACAAACCACAGGCTCCAGCACCAGGTGTGAATGCGCAGGGCGCATTCCAGCATACTGACCCAGTTGACCCCGAAACGGGGCGGGTTGTGCGCTATCCAGTCCAGCCAGTCTGCGAGCAGTCGGTCGGCGAAACGGTGGTCATGGGTCAGCAGCCAGGCTTGCGCCAGGCTCAGGAAGTAACCGTGTCGGTTCAGTTCCCAGCAGTAGCGCACCCCTCCTGCAACATCGCCGCGCCGGTAATCGATGCGCTCTGCGGGCAGATTCGGCCACTCACCGCCCTGCACATAGTTGCGGAACCAGTGCGGCGGAACATCGGTCTGCACCTCGAAGCCCAGCAGACGCATCCCGCCCTGCAAAATCGCTTCCGCCTGAGCCAGCACAGCAGTAACATGTTCAGGATGCTGTTTGTGCAGGAACTCCCGCCACGTGTCGTGAGGATGGCGTGAGCAGGGAAACTGCCTCAGAAAGCGTTCATACACCGTGCTGGCATCTTCGCGCCAGGCGTAGCGAAAGCACTCTAGTGGGTCTGTCGGATAAGGTCGCAGGATACCGGCGGACATCGCTTTGTCGCGAACCGCTCGCCATGCCCGAACCGCAATCTCTCCGGGCGACATCGCCAGCAGGCGATGCAATTTCCATCTCCACCCACTCAT of Bacillota bacterium contains these proteins:
- a CDS encoding heparinase II/III family protein; the encoded protein is MSGWRWKLHRLLAMSPGEIAVRAWRAVRDKAMSAGILRPYPTDPLECFRYAWREDASTVYERFLRQFPCSRHPHDTWREFLHKQHPEHVTAVLAQAEAILQGGMRLLGFEVQTDVPPHWFRNYVQGGEWPNLPAERIDYRRGDVAGGVRYCWELNRHGYFLSLAQAWLLTHDHRFADRLLADWLDWIAHNPPRFGVNWVSMLECALRIHTWCWSLWFVAGCDLFNEQALQRILGSLWQQGAEISMNLSLGSSANNHLIGEAAGMWTFSCLFPTARHAKRWMHTAHRILSREIPRQITPDGVTVEQAVHYQVFVMEMALHAESIARQTGMPFPEGYARRMLASVQFLQAITDCAGHVPHIGDSDDAEVLPFCPQETHSEAAVVDAARALYERTAPTTLKAAFLSAQPVRGEQSEKTAISSSLFSEGGYAVMRDEEGTRVAVIDCGQLGWGSIAAHAHADALSLTLSVYGQPVLVDAGTYCYHDEPVWRDAFRSTRYHNTVCVDGKDQSEMRGAFLWGARANVTIHRWHTSALADLLCASHDGYRRVGLGEHIRWLYWLKKDIWLAVDEVKQSEGHCVEQCWLFSQACVLRAEGDRMQICCATAPLWVQPIPAAQFRQVCGAQAAEGGWVSPSFGKREPAPHLFVCRDRPGSRLATVVCRGESPVQVRLWRDEAEEWELQIEHLGRVWLIGVAGIPHSWQLPGETVLAQNIVATWTAEQSLAHYEVMD